One Pigmentibacter ruber genomic window, CAACCTTTTTTTATCTCTATATATATCTATTAAGGCTTCAACAAGCTCTTTTTTCTCAATTCCTAAGTAATTAAGATAAGAGCTAAAAAAACCCTTAGCATAGACTTCTGCCGGTAGGTTTTCAAAATGATCTGTTTCAATTGCCTCTAAATAATTTTTACTAACTTTAATTTTTAAAGACATTTCATCAATTGAAACATCCATCTTTTCTCTAATTGACTTTAAAAATGAGCCATTAATATTATTTTTACTTTTTAACATTTCTTGAATATTATTTAACAATAAATGGTTTTTTGTTGCTTCAGCTCTAATATTTTTTGAATGAATAGGAATTTTAGCATTAAAAATACTTTCAACAGGTTTAATAGCATGTGATTTATTAACTATGGAAGATTTTTTCTCGATTATTTGGTTATAAATTGGAGCATAATCATCGTCAAATTCAGGAGAATCACTTTTAGGAAGATTTATATTTCGCAACGTCTGATTTGCTTTTTTAGGAAAGAATGTAGCAGAAATAACTACTTCTTCTTGATCTAAAGAATTATCATCATCTAAATAATTAACTAGTTCTTGAAACGCTTTTTCCACTTCATCAATTAATAATTTATTATTTTGATTATTTTTTTCTGAATCAGCAAGTTGTTTTCTTTTATTTCTATATGCTTCTTCAATTTTTAATAGTGAAACTTCTCCTTCTGGTAATCCAAGTACTTCAAAAGGATTCTTTCTTTTAAATTGTATTTCCATAAGTTAACCAACTTTTTCTTCTTTTTCTTTACCTTGGTTATCAGCAAACATTTTTATTATCC contains:
- a CDS encoding helix-turn-helix domain-containing protein, translating into MEIQFKRKNPFEVLGLPEGEVSLLKIEEAYRNKRKQLADSEKNNQNNKLLIDEVEKAFQELVNYLDDDNSLDQEEVVISATFFPKKANQTLRNINLPKSDSPEFDDDYAPIYNQIIEKKSSIVNKSHAIKPVESIFNAKIPIHSKNIRAEATKNHLLLNNIQEMLKSKNNINGSFLKSIREKMDVSIDEMSLKIKVSKNYLEAIETDHFENLPAEVYAKGFFSSYLNYLGIEKKELVEALIDIYRDKKRLMKKK